In Zunongwangia profunda SM-A87, the following proteins share a genomic window:
- the eutC gene encoding ethanolamine ammonia-lyase subunit EutC, with protein sequence MDKPKIYKSELQEDPYTQLRKLSKARIALGNTGGSQSLKHVLQFQLDHAKARDAIYKEFEIVKIESELKNFDLKIFHFKSKAKDREEYLKRPDLGKLLASSKIEKTLEFDIIFNIVDGLSPEATLQSPKIIEKLLPKLKDKYSIAMSIVQNGRVAIGDEIAEKLNAKFTATFIGERPGLSSPKSLGIYTTYLPKSGTTDERRNCISNIHSDGMGITDATNLLEFLINESFAKKISGVSLKSNLKNHKIDHA encoded by the coding sequence ATGGATAAACCAAAAATATATAAAAGTGAGCTCCAAGAAGATCCTTATACTCAGCTACGCAAGCTTTCTAAGGCACGTATCGCGCTTGGAAATACCGGAGGAAGCCAATCGTTAAAGCATGTTTTACAATTTCAGTTAGATCATGCCAAAGCTCGGGATGCGATTTACAAGGAATTTGAAATTGTAAAAATTGAATCAGAGTTAAAGAATTTCGACTTAAAAATTTTCCATTTTAAAAGTAAGGCAAAAGATCGTGAAGAATATTTAAAACGTCCGGATTTAGGAAAGCTTTTGGCATCATCTAAAATTGAAAAAACTTTAGAATTTGATATTATCTTTAATATTGTTGATGGTTTATCACCTGAGGCTACCCTGCAAAGCCCAAAAATTATCGAAAAATTACTTCCGAAGTTAAAGGACAAATATTCCATCGCGATGAGTATCGTGCAGAATGGTCGAGTAGCTATTGGTGACGAAATCGCAGAAAAGCTAAATGCAAAATTTACTGCTACTTTTATTGGGGAGCGTCCCGGTTTATCGAGCCCAAAAAGTTTAGGCATTTATACTACTTACCTGCCTAAGAGTGGTACTACAGATGAAAGAAGAAACTGTATTTCTAATATTCATAGCGATGGAATGGGTATAACAGATGCTACAAATCTTTTGGAGTTTTTAATTAATGAATCGTTCGCGAAAAAAATTAGTGGTGTATCTTTAAAATCTAACTTGAAAAACCACAAAATCGATCATGCTTAA
- the gloA2 gene encoding SMU1112c/YaeR family gloxylase I-like metalloprotein: MLKSVHHIAIICSDYPASKKFYSEILELEIIREVYRKERDSYKLDLALNGEYIIELFSFPNSPKRPSHPEALGLRHLAFAVDDLANMILKLNSKGIKTEDIRMDPQTGKKFTFFSDPDDLPLELYEE, translated from the coding sequence ATGCTTAAATCCGTTCATCACATTGCTATAATTTGTTCTGATTATCCAGCTTCAAAAAAATTTTATAGCGAAATTCTGGAATTAGAGATTATACGCGAAGTGTATCGTAAAGAGCGGGATTCTTACAAATTAGATTTAGCTTTGAATGGGGAATACATCATCGAGTTATTTTCTTTTCCAAATTCACCAAAACGTCCAAGCCATCCGGAAGCTCTGGGGTTACGGCACCTTGCCTTTGCAGTAGATGATCTCGCAAATATGATTTTAAAATTAAATTCAAAAGGAATCAAAACTGAAGATATTCGTATGGATCCACAAACAGGGAAAAAATTCACTTTCTTTAGCGATCCGGATGATTTACCTTTAGAACTTTATGAAGAATAA